A genomic region of Micromonospora sp. NBC_01796 contains the following coding sequences:
- the xseA gene encoding exodeoxyribonuclease VII large subunit: MTEAGAGRSTPEEPWPVRVVSQKVSAWIAKLGWVWVDGQIAQISRRPGAATVFLTLRDPSADLSLTVTASRDVLDTGAPELAEGARVILHAKPEFYAGRGTLSLRADEIRQVGLGELLARLEKLKKLLAAEGLFDRARKRRLPFLPNRIGLITGRASAAERDVLLNTQRRWPAVDFRTINVAVQGPTAVPQIIDALRVLDADESVDVIVLARGGGGVEDLLPFSDEALCRAVFGCRTPVVSAIGHESDAPLVDYVADLRASTPTDAAKRIVPDLGEEQRLIGQARHRLDRAVRGLLDRESHRLDGLRSRPVLARPEVMIDQRASDLGALRDRAGRCLDHRIGTATGDLRQTVARLRALSPAATLERGYAIVQRADNQVVRASDEVADGDRLRIRLAEGELSATVND, from the coding sequence ATGACCGAGGCCGGCGCTGGGCGCAGCACCCCCGAAGAGCCGTGGCCGGTACGGGTGGTCAGCCAGAAGGTGAGCGCCTGGATCGCCAAACTGGGCTGGGTCTGGGTCGACGGACAGATCGCCCAGATCAGCCGTCGTCCCGGCGCCGCCACCGTCTTCCTCACCCTGCGTGACCCCTCGGCCGACCTCAGCCTCACCGTCACCGCCAGCCGGGACGTGCTCGACACCGGGGCCCCCGAGCTCGCCGAGGGAGCCCGGGTGATCCTGCACGCAAAACCGGAGTTCTACGCCGGGCGCGGCACCCTGAGCCTGCGGGCCGACGAGATCCGCCAGGTGGGGCTCGGCGAGCTGCTGGCCCGGCTGGAGAAGCTGAAGAAGCTGCTCGCCGCCGAGGGCCTCTTCGACCGCGCCCGCAAGCGACGCCTGCCGTTCCTGCCGAACCGGATCGGGTTGATCACCGGACGGGCTTCAGCGGCGGAGCGGGACGTCCTGCTCAACACCCAGCGCCGGTGGCCGGCGGTGGACTTCCGGACCATCAACGTGGCGGTCCAGGGGCCGACCGCCGTACCGCAGATCATCGACGCGCTGCGCGTACTGGACGCGGACGAGAGCGTGGACGTGATCGTGCTGGCCCGGGGCGGGGGCGGGGTGGAGGATCTGCTCCCCTTCTCCGACGAGGCGCTGTGCCGGGCGGTTTTCGGCTGCCGTACGCCGGTGGTCAGCGCGATCGGGCACGAGAGCGACGCCCCGCTGGTCGACTACGTCGCCGACCTGCGCGCCTCCACGCCGACCGACGCCGCCAAGCGGATCGTCCCCGACCTGGGCGAGGAGCAGCGGCTGATCGGGCAGGCCCGGCACCGGCTGGACCGGGCCGTACGCGGTCTGCTGGACCGGGAGTCGCACCGGCTCGACGGGCTCCGGTCCCGACCGGTGCTGGCCCGGCCGGAGGTCATGATCGACCAGCGCGCGTCCGATCTCGGTGCGCTGCGCGACCGGGCCGGCCGATGCCTGGACCACCGGATCGGCACCGCGACCGGGGACCTGCGCCAGACCGTGGCGCGGCTGCGCGCTCTCTCGCCGGCGGCGACCCTGGAGCGCGGGTACGCCATCGTGCAGCGCGCCGACAACCAGGTCGTACGCGCCTCGGATGAGGTGGCCGACGGTGACCGGCTCCGGATCCGCCTCGCCGAGGGTGAGCTGTCCGCGACCGTGAACGACTGA
- a CDS encoding exodeoxyribonuclease VII small subunit — translation MTDEKKRTAAPDEKLSYEQARAELASVVERLETGGTSLEESLALWERGERLAEVCQRWLDGARDRIDAARRAREGNATA, via the coding sequence ATGACTGACGAGAAGAAGCGGACCGCCGCCCCGGACGAGAAGCTCAGTTACGAGCAGGCCCGGGCCGAGTTGGCGTCGGTGGTGGAGCGGCTGGAGACCGGCGGGACCTCGCTGGAGGAGTCGTTGGCGCTCTGGGAGCGCGGCGAGCGGCTGGCCGAGGTCTGCCAGCGCTGGCTCGACGGCGCCCGGGACCGGATCGACGCCGCCCGCCGGGCCCGGGAGGGCAACGCCACCGCCTGA
- a CDS encoding AtzH-like domain-containing protein, translated as MGVETGVELAVDRGEVVAEVMAAFLAYEEALVAGDPERIVGYFWDAPQTVRFGIADHQDGFEEQRAWRAAQPPLPPGRWLRGTRVTTFGADFAVVTTLFGYADGDATGRQSQTWVRLPVGWRIVGAHVSEPQSTVVP; from the coding sequence ATGGGGGTGGAGACGGGCGTGGAGTTGGCGGTGGATCGGGGTGAGGTGGTGGCCGAGGTGATGGCGGCCTTCCTCGCGTACGAGGAGGCGTTGGTGGCGGGCGATCCGGAGCGGATCGTCGGGTACTTCTGGGATGCGCCGCAGACGGTACGGTTCGGCATCGCCGACCATCAGGACGGCTTCGAGGAGCAGCGGGCGTGGCGGGCGGCCCAGCCGCCGCTGCCGCCGGGCCGGTGGCTGCGGGGCACCCGGGTCACCACGTTCGGTGCCGACTTCGCCGTGGTCACCACCCTCTTCGGGTACGCCGACGGCGACGCGACCGGACGCCAGTCCCAGACCTGGGTACGCCTGCCGGTCGGTTGGCGGATCGTCGGCGCGCACGTCTCCGAACCGCAGTCGACGGTGGTGCCGTGA